One genomic window of Burkholderia diffusa includes the following:
- a CDS encoding twin transmembrane helix small protein yields the protein MHILVPIAFVLIVASMGSALYFMMQDRGHTKRMVWSLATRVGLSISLFLFILFANWMGWIHSTGLPIGR from the coding sequence ATGCACATCCTCGTTCCCATCGCCTTCGTCCTCATCGTCGCCAGCATGGGCTCGGCGCTCTACTTCATGATGCAAGACCGCGGCCATACGAAACGCATGGTGTGGTCGCTCGCCACCCGCGTCGGGCTGTCGATCTCGCTGTTCCTGTTCATCCTGTTCGCGAACTGGATGGGCTGGATTCATTCGACCGGCCTGCCGATCGGGCGTTGA